The genomic segment CACGCGGACGAGGTGAAGGAGGTTCCGGACGGCTTCACCCACACCGCTCGCTCCGACGTGTGCGACGTCGAGGCGATGAGCGACACCGACCGCGACCTGTACGGCGTCCAGTGGCACCCGGAAGTCGCTCACACCGAGGAGGGCGAGGAAGTGTTCGAGAACTTCCTCGACATCTGCACCGCCTGAACGCACGGGTTTTTAGATATCTCCAACTGTCTCTCTCGACTATGACTGCCACTCAGAGCGATTTGGCGGGGCTGTCGCGGTTCATCTTCCGCGCGCCGAGCTGGTACACCAGCCTCGCCTTCGCAGTCCTCATCGCGGCGATGGCCGGCGTCGCCGCGTTCGATTCCGGCGAGTCGATGCGGACGTGGCGCGGCCTGTTCTTCCTCGGAAAGGACGCCTGGGAGGGCATCTTCTTCATCGGCGTGCCGACCGTCGTCGCCGCGTTCGGCACCTCCGGCGTGGACCGCTTCGTCGGCGGGACGCTCACGCCGAACCGGTCGTCGCTGCTCGCACTCGTCTGCGAGGTACTCATCGTCGCCATCGTCACCCTCGCGGCCATCGTCTCGGTGTTCACCGGCCTCGGTCAGCGGTTCGTCTTCGACGCCCTCGTCGTCGCCCTCGCGTCGGTGTTCGCCTTCCGACTCCTCGTCGTGATGGCCGTCTCGCGGTCCTCGCTGCTCGTCGCGGCGATACCGGCGAGCATCCAGACGCTCGCGGCGGCGGTGTTACTGTTCATCTACAGCGGGACGCTCACCTTCATGTCCGTGGGCGGACCCATCCTCGACGCCTACCTGATTCCGTACCTCGCGCGCGCGGACCACGCCCCGTCGGAACTCTCGACCGTCTCGCCGGACCACTTCCTCCTCCTCGGCCTGACGTGCGCCGTCTACGCCTTCGGCGTCTACGTGTTCATCGTCGTCGTGGACCGCCCGTGGCGCAGAAGCCTCGGCGTCTCGGTCCTCGACTTCCTCCGCGGGTTCGTCGGCCACATCGCCGAGGGGACCGACGAGCTAGAGGAGTTCTTCGAGCAACTCGGCGAGAAGGCCATCGTCCCCGTCACCGTCCTCGCGTTCCGGTCCAGCGTCGGCGAGAAGGCCCGCTTCATCCTCCCGATGATACACCCCGGGCCGATGGGCGAAATCGGCGGCGGCAACTTCCCGGAACGCGTCGCCACCCGCTCGGACGGGCTGGCGTTCCCCCCGCACGCCACCGCCGGCCACGACTTCAACCTCGTCACCGAACGCGAAGTCGACACCATCCTCGAAGCCGCGGACGCCGCGTACGACAGAATCGAGTACGGGTCGGAGGCGACCCAGAGCGTGCAGGTGCAGTCGGGCGAGGCGAAGATGCTGGGGCAGGCGTTCGGCGACGACGCCCTCCTTGTCTCGACGTACGCGCCCGAGTTCGCCGACGACGTGGAGTACGCCGTCGGCCTCTCGGCGGCGGCGGAGGCGCGGACGGCCGGACTCGACGACGTCCTCCTCGTCGACGCCCACAACAGCAACAACGGACTCGACGGCCCGGACCTCGGCCACGTCACGCCGGGGTCCAAGCGGTCGTTCGACATGATAACCGCCGCCGGCCTCGCGGGCGAACACCTCTCGGCGGCCGCCCGCGGCGACCTCTCGATGGGCGTCGCGTGGGACCGGACGGAGTGGGAACCGACCGACGGCATCGGACCCCTCGGCATCCGCGTCGCCGTCACCGAAGTCGCCGGCCAGCGGACGGCGTACGTCCTCGTCGACGGGAACAACATGGAACCCGGCCTCCGGGACGCCATCGTCGCGGACCTGACCGAGGGCGAGGAGTCGCTCGTCGACGTGGCCGAGGCGATGACGACGGACACCCACATCGTCAACACCGTCGAGGCGGACAACCAGGTCGGCGCGGCCATCGACCAGGGGGAACTCCGCCGCCTCGTCGCGGACCTCACCCGGGAGGCGGTACGCGACGTCGAACCCGTCGAGGCGGGGATGGCCGTCGAGCGAACCGAGGTGACCGTGTTCGGCAACGACCGGACCGAGACGCTCGCCAGTCACGCCAACGCCGTCGTCGCCATGGGCGGCGCGTTCGCCGTCTCCATCATCCTCGCGGCGATGGCGGTGAGCGTCCTCATCTTCCTGTTCGCCTGACCGAGGGCCGCCGCCGGTCCGCGCCCGCCGCGTCCGTCCGCGCGCCGCGGCACCAACAGACCCAATACCGATACGGAGAGACTTCTTTCCGATGCGCTCACGCGACGAGAGAGGTGGACCGTGATAGCCGACCAGTTCTCGGCCCTGTTCGGGACGAACCCGGTGGTCCACGGACTCGTCGGCGGACTGGTCATCGCCGGACTCAACCTGCTCGGGGCGTCGCTCGTGTTCGTCTGGCGGAACCCCTCCGACCGGGCGATGGACGGTGCCCTCGGCTTCGCCGCCGGCGTGATGCTCGCCGCGAGTTTCACGAGCCTCATCATCCCGGGCATCGAGACGTACTCGAACGGCAACCCGCTCCCGGTGCTGTTCGGCGTGGCGCTCGGCGCTCTGTTCTTGGACCGGTCGGACGTGCTCGTCCCGCACGCGCACTTCCTGCTCTCGGGGCGCCGGCGCGCGGACGCGGCGAACCCCGGCGATGACCTCCCGGTGGACGACGAACGACTCGCCGGCGTCGTCCTGTTTATCCTCGCCATCACGCTCCACAACATGCCCGAGGGGCTGGCCGTCGGCGTCGGCTTCGGCAGCGGGGACCTCTCGACGGCGATTCCGCTGATGCTCGCCATCGGCATCCAGAACATCCCCGAGGGGCTGGCCGTATCGGTTGCGGCCATCAACGCCGGGCTGGACAAGCGGTTCTACGCCGTCTTCGCCGGCGTTCGCTCGGGCGTGGTCGAGATTCCGCTCGCCGTCCTCGGCGCGTACGCGGTGCAGACGGTGTCGACGCTGCTCCCGTACGCGATGGGCTTCGCCGCCGGCGCCATGCTGTTCGTCATCAGCGACGAAATCGTCCCGGAGACGCACACGAAGGGCCACGAACGCGTCGCGACGCTCGGCACCATCTTCGGCGCCATCGTGATGCTCTACCTCGACATCTCGCTCGGCTGACCGCCGCCGTCGGCCGCGCTCACGGTGAATCTATTACTGGCTGTGGCGCGTCTATCCGTTATGTACGACGCCATCCTCTTTCCGACCGACGGGTCTGCGGGGGCGACTCGGGCGTTCGACCACGCCCTGGAACTGGCCGAAGACCAGGAGGCGACGCTCCACGTCCTCCACGTCGTGGACGTGCTCTCGCCCGGGGCGTCCCTCCACGAGACGATACGCGAGCGCATGGTCGAGCGAGGGGGGAGCCTCGTCGAGACGCTCGCGGCGGAGGGGCGAGAGCGCGGCGTCACCGTCGAGACGGCGGTCCGCGAGGGCGACCCGGCGGCCACCATCGTCGACTACGCGTCGTCGGAGGGCGTCGACGTCGTCGTCATGCCGACGCACGGCCGCCGCGAACTGACGAAGGCGGTCCTCGGGAGCGTGACCGACAAAGTCGTCAGGACGGGCGACGTGCCGGTGCTGGTCGCCACCTTCGAGGACTGAACGACCGCTCTGTGGTCCTTGGCGCTCGTTTCGCCGACGCTGACGACGCCCGCTCTTCCGGTACCGCCCGCAGACGGGACGCTCAGGTCTCGATGACCACGCGGTCGGTGTAGCGACAGCTCGGACAGACGTGCTCGTACGTTATCTCGCTGCCCGTCGTCGCCGCCGTCCACCGGCCCTCGGTGTCGACGTGTCCACAGGCCGAACAGCGCATTCGCGTCCGCTCGTAGTGCCCGCGAAGTCGGTCCAGCGGCGTGTCTCCGATGCCACTCCTGATTGCCATACGGTATCATATGGCAACCAAATTGATAACGATTCCTCACGGAAGCGTGAACGAAAGAGAAGACGCGGGTTACGCCGCGTCGGTGTCACCAGACTCGGTCTGGTGGCCCGCAGAGTCGCTCTCTGCGGTATCGGCATCGGCGTCTGCGTCGGCGTCCGCGTCGTCGGCGAACAGTTCGTCGACGGCGTCCCGTGCGGTCCGCGCCGCCTCGTCGGCCACGTCCTCGGCGTCGGCGTCCGCGTCGTCGGGCGCGTTGACGTAGACGTCCACTTCGAGGATTCCCTCCTCGAACGTGACCGTCACGTCGAAGTCCGTGACCTCGGACTGCTTGTAGCGGGCGAAGATGACGCCTTCGGCCGCTTCTGCGGCCGTCTCGACGACCGTCTCGTCCGTCGGCATTCGCTTACGCGCCGCCTGCGCCGCCGGGGCCCATCGGACCGCCGCCCGCGCCGCCCTGCAGCATCTGCTGGAGTTCGCTCTGGAGACTCTCGAACTGCTCCTGCACGCGCTCTTCCTGTTTCTGGAGCTGTTCGACGCGCACTTCGAGGCTCTCGACCTTCTCGCTGAGGTCGTCGTGGGCCGTCTCGTAGTCCGTCTCGACGAGGAGTTCGCCGACTTCGCGGTACATGACGGTGTCCTCGTCGATGTCCTCGAGGGCGTCGAGTGCCGTCTCGGACTCGGTGAGCGTCGACTCGGCGGACTGCTTCTGCGCGGCCACCTGCTGTGCCGTCTCCTGAAGGTCCTGCAGTTCTTCGAGCTTCTCCTGCGCTTCTGGCGGCAAATTACCCTGCATACCCAGACCCATGTGACCCGGACTGAAAAAGACCAGTATTCTCCCCGCGCCGTGTCAGTCGCCGAAATCAGGCCGCACAGTCCGCGACGCGTTCGGCGACGCCGACGAGACGGGTCCACGTGTTCACGCCCGCGCGGAGGGCGACGAGGTCCGCCGCGGCCACGGTGACGCGGACGGTTCGCCCGTCGCGTTCGACGCGCACGGCCGACCGGTCGTCGGCTATCGCGCCCTCCTCGACGCGGACGCTCTCGGCGACGGTCCGTGCGCGTCGCTCGTCGGGGTAGGTGAACGCGAGGGTGACGTCGTGTCGGCGGTCCATCCGCGAGAACGGGGGGGTCGCTATTCGACCGGGACTTCCTTGACGGTCGGTGCGCGCTCCTTCAGGAGCACACGGTGGCCGCAGTAGGGACACCGCACGCCGCCGTACTCGTCGAGTTCGACGTCGCGCTTACACCGAGAACACTTGTAGCTCATCGTTTAGGGGTTGTCGTCGGGCGTGATGTCTCTTACGCGCTCTCCTCGCCGTCGTCGCTCGAGAGAGCGGCGCGGATGGAGCGGCGGACCTGCTTGCCACCGGGCGTCTCGGGGCGGTAC from the Halogeometricum rufum genome contains:
- a CDS encoding DUF2070 family protein, translating into MTATQSDLAGLSRFIFRAPSWYTSLAFAVLIAAMAGVAAFDSGESMRTWRGLFFLGKDAWEGIFFIGVPTVVAAFGTSGVDRFVGGTLTPNRSSLLALVCEVLIVAIVTLAAIVSVFTGLGQRFVFDALVVALASVFAFRLLVVMAVSRSSLLVAAIPASIQTLAAAVLLFIYSGTLTFMSVGGPILDAYLIPYLARADHAPSELSTVSPDHFLLLGLTCAVYAFGVYVFIVVVDRPWRRSLGVSVLDFLRGFVGHIAEGTDELEEFFEQLGEKAIVPVTVLAFRSSVGEKARFILPMIHPGPMGEIGGGNFPERVATRSDGLAFPPHATAGHDFNLVTEREVDTILEAADAAYDRIEYGSEATQSVQVQSGEAKMLGQAFGDDALLVSTYAPEFADDVEYAVGLSAAAEARTAGLDDVLLVDAHNSNNGLDGPDLGHVTPGSKRSFDMITAAGLAGEHLSAAARGDLSMGVAWDRTEWEPTDGIGPLGIRVAVTEVAGQRTAYVLVDGNNMEPGLRDAIVADLTEGEESLVDVAEAMTTDTHIVNTVEADNQVGAAIDQGELRRLVADLTREAVRDVEPVEAGMAVERTEVTVFGNDRTETLASHANAVVAMGGAFAVSIILAAMAVSVLIFLFA
- a CDS encoding ZIP family metal transporter, with the translated sequence MIADQFSALFGTNPVVHGLVGGLVIAGLNLLGASLVFVWRNPSDRAMDGALGFAAGVMLAASFTSLIIPGIETYSNGNPLPVLFGVALGALFLDRSDVLVPHAHFLLSGRRRADAANPGDDLPVDDERLAGVVLFILAITLHNMPEGLAVGVGFGSGDLSTAIPLMLAIGIQNIPEGLAVSVAAINAGLDKRFYAVFAGVRSGVVEIPLAVLGAYAVQTVSTLLPYAMGFAAGAMLFVISDEIVPETHTKGHERVATLGTIFGAIVMLYLDISLG
- a CDS encoding universal stress protein, with amino-acid sequence MYDAILFPTDGSAGATRAFDHALELAEDQEATLHVLHVVDVLSPGASLHETIRERMVERGGSLVETLAAEGRERGVTVETAVREGDPAATIVDYASSEGVDVVVMPTHGRRELTKAVLGSVTDKVVRTGDVPVLVATFED
- a CDS encoding HVO_0649 family zinc finger protein; this encodes MAIRSGIGDTPLDRLRGHYERTRMRCSACGHVDTEGRWTAATTGSEITYEHVCPSCRYTDRVVIET
- a CDS encoding prefoldin subunit beta, with amino-acid sequence MQGNLPPEAQEKLEELQDLQETAQQVAAQKQSAESTLTESETALDALEDIDEDTVMYREVGELLVETDYETAHDDLSEKVESLEVRVEQLQKQEERVQEQFESLQSELQQMLQGGAGGGPMGPGGAGGA
- a CDS encoding KEOPS complex subunit Pcc1, coding for MDRRHDVTLAFTYPDERRARTVAESVRVEEGAIADDRSAVRVERDGRTVRVTVAAADLVALRAGVNTWTRLVGVAERVADCAA
- a CDS encoding DNA-directed RNA polymerase subunit P — its product is MSYKCSRCKRDVELDEYGGVRCPYCGHRVLLKERAPTVKEVPVE